Part of the Periplaneta americana isolate PAMFEO1 chromosome 4, P.americana_PAMFEO1_priV1, whole genome shotgun sequence genome is shown below.
cagatattagggaataTACTGTCTCAATATTTCCATTGTGGTTtgagatagagaaatagaattgacatattttttaaagttcagaCAAAGTTTCAGTATTCGCAAAACTATTGGAATttaagaatttgcaccattgtttatctaaagctAAATCTTTGTTAAAATTAACATGATTGACGTATATCtgtacatttcagaatttatcaAATAGCTGAAAATCATGactagtgacatttttagagcgtAAAAATTCAATGTATGTCAacaggtcatcatattttatgttttgtatgTGTTTCAGCTTCAATAATTGAAAGcaattaaattctttcataggttttgaccatttgtttagatattctatgcaaatttcatagaaatggattaaattttcatgaaaatttttacattctgtgtggaatcaattttcagaaAATGAATTTGACTGTTTTACTTTTAGTGACAAGAACTCATTTTTCAGCCTATCCTGCAAAGAAACGAGGACTGACATGGGCCTACAATCGCggttaatatgatatgatatgatatgatatgatgatatatatttgatgtcaacatttacagccatgtaatgtggacctcacaattttgtatcctgtgccacaattacattcattacagatataccttttgtagacacTCTTCTAATTTAGATTCATACCTCAaatatgggaaaaaaaaaaaaaaaaaaaaaaaaaaaaaatagtaccttGCAGTAGAAATTTCAAgttacagattttaaatttccACAATAAAACACAGCTGATAATCACAGTCGATCTCATTTTTCAGTAGCAAACATGTTATATTAGATTAATAGCATTGGAATTTCAACACGTCTCTTGACAATCACCACAATGTCTTTGCAGGTACTATGCATTCAATGTTCAATGATTGCTGAGCTCTGATATCACCACCGTCATTGACATTGCAGGCGATTATGGAACATTTACTGAACATGTGCAGTATGTTACTGTATAACTGGAACCTGAAAAATTCAGatgtttcaaattttgtttctgggtctgtacattatGTGAAAACTGATACCATCagtaaaagaagaaaggaaatttGTCTCTCTGTGCTATGAAAGGAAAGAACTGAACAGGGACAGAGAGTATCGTAAATAGTTTAAGGattaacagaaaaaaagagaTCTTGTTCCTCTTTGTAAGCGTGGAGATAATGGAGAAGTAATGGGACAACAGAACGAGGATAGTGTCAGAAGCAGGTTTTCCACGAGCATTTGTGACTGATAAtgtaaattacagtgcaaaaGTCTTAGGTAGGAATTCAAAACCTAGAGCGTTCTATTGTACATGTTAGAGAGATCTATTATGCGAATACGGTCAACTGGGGTGACTTCGatatatgtttaaaaaaacatttaGATGGCTATGGTAAAGTTTCAAAGTCTgctgaaaaattttcaaatgcatgATTCGGATCATTGATTCTActagttttaaattatgtttcttgttgtaatataatatgtattggTATAATACAAATCCACTGTTGTTGTGATAGGTgcattattgttaaaaaaatagtaTAGAAACTTTTGGAACTCcaacttttaatattaataatagtaatactttaAAAGCTAATTACCTTTTAACACTTCTTTATGAACATTTTCACTTAAATTAAATGTTTCGAAAGAAATTGGACTAGCCTATTTATTGGCTTTTATTTTCTGTGGAGTCACTTTGATTCCATTGTTGGGGTAGCTTTGATACAACTGTAGGTAATTAATTGCCATGTTGTGTTTGTTTCTTCAGTGACAGAATTGGAAGTCTCATGCATGGTTTTGCGATATTATTAgtctgttaaggggttaggtacagcttacagcagtaaaattttggaaatattcaacatttctttcctccattactgtatcttgtacaataatgaaaattagtatgtgtaaaacactgtcctgctatatgaaaatatatatatatatatatatatatatatatatatatatattttacgattaaaaaaaaactttttatttatttatttatttattattattattattattattttttttttttttagaaattcagttcactgtgcagtgataaagcatttcccacataactcaaaaactatccaacattctgtgatgaaatttcttgtgtgtattaatgcatgtcatatctacaatgtgatgcaagatcacttctctatctttgatagattgtatgataaaaaataaattcattttacaaaatggtcaaatatcagtattttcttctaacacaaaataaaaaaagaatattatttattaaagaatgtagttaaaagagcatgatattgtaaacatgagtttcagcaataaaataaaagagagagaacatgaaaaagttaacaagtttatgagttatgagggaaacgcttcatcactgcacagtgaactgcacattttgaatctaaaaaaaaaaatatatatatatatatatatatatatatatatatatatatatatatataaataacagtaaaggtaaaaggtatcccagtcacatgccatgaaggcacttggggggcatggaggtagagccccatgctttccatgacctcggcactagaatgagatggtgtggttggcaccacgctctgaccgccttttacccccaggaaagacccggtactcaattttataggaggctgagtgaaccttggggccgttctgaaagtttggcaacgagaaaaaatcctgtcaccacctgggatcgaaccccggaccttccagtctgtagccagctgctctaccaactgagctatccggccgccaaatatatatataaatttttttaaatcgtaaaaatatttttcatatagcaaaagggcagtgttttacacataccaattttcattattgtacaagatataataatggaggaaaaaaatgttgaatatttccaaaaattttactgctgtaagctgtacctaatcccttaagctAATAAAGTGAATTCTAGTGATAAGATATGCCACATACATATGCATCAAAGTCAGGTTCTCGTAGTTATTGAAACTACAGAAGTGATGATCTAGAGGAAACTATTAAAAaagtaagtgaaaataaattatctaTCAAACAAGTATCTGAAAGATACAAAATATCATATGGCACACTCCATAACAAATTTCATGGTAAGCATAGTTGTAAGACAGGAGGCCAAACAGAAAAGTGTCTAGTCAGGGCAATTGTCAAGTGTGGCGAATGGGGTTTCCCTTTGTCCATGGTTCATGTACAGATGTTCACAAAATCTTACAGAGATAAAAAGGGAGTAAATATATCAAAATTCCGTAACAATGTACCAGGCACTAACTGGACCTGAGGCTTCATCAAATGCCACAAGGCCCTGATTGTTGAAAGAATTTCATAGAATGTTTCACATGCTAGAGCAAATGTTTCCGAAGATTCTATCAGGGAATATTTTGCCAATCTGACGCAAACAGTTGAAAATGTGCTGCCAACACATATTTTTAACTACAATGAGAGTAACTTAAATGCTGATCCTGAAAAGAAGAAGTTACTCTACAGAAGAGGAATAAAACTTACCCGGAAAAAGTGATGAACCACAGCAAATCTTCAACCATGGTATGTGGTTCTTTTCGCCAGAACCAAAAACCGAACAAAGTGGTGATAGATTTAGATacacatttgaaaataaaatcgaTGTGAGAGAAAACTAAACTTCAATCTAAGATTTGGCAGCTTAGACTGAATTTCAAACGTTAAAATTTGGTCTATGTTATTTGTTAAGATTCAGAGTGTTAATTCTCCATAAATCAAACTCTGTATAAACTTGTTTACATTCATATATCAAAGTCACCCCACAGATCCAATAAGTTTAACATGCTACAGTATGAGAATGGCTTGGCAGATTTTACTGTGATACATTGGCTATctctttcttcaattttattcattttaaaatggcATATCAAAGTCACCCCATAAGATGGGGTGAATTTGATATaccatactttattttttctaagatTCTGTTACTCTTTATTGAAATTTCAATAGGTTGACTTACAGAGAATCTAGAAAGTCACCTGATtgtgtaggattttttttttttttcatttttataacacaATTTTCTTAGAAACTACatcacattaaagaaaagaaactaTCAAAGTcgccccagtttacggtataggcctatatgaatcacTAAATGCAGAAAGGTGACATGTCCACTtctataaattttacaggagagacaaaaaactgtttTACCCATTTTCAtacctattatttattattattattaattattattatcattattattattattattatttttaaggacTCTTGATGTTTGAGTACTTATGCTACAAGTAATTTAGGAGCATTTAAAGAATTCTACAATCATCTATTTTGACAGGGTGAGAGGTTAAAATTATTGGATAATTCATCTTTCTGCATTTAACGCTATGTACTATGAACGAAAATTATTAGAGCCCATTAatatacagcaaaaaaaaaaaaatcttgagtataatttcttttgtttcaacaatgtaGGTCTATCAAATACAACAATGTAGGACAAagttttaatacaaaattaaagcAATAATATTATAGACCTATGAAATAAAACTATGTAGGAAAAAACAGCAAAAATTGAAACAATAGTAATGTATTATAGGCTATCAAGTAAAACAATGTAGGACAAAGTTTGTAATCCAAAATTAAAGCAAAGAAAAGTAACATGTCCAGAATATATCCCCTTTCTACATCAAATAGCCATTGTAGCAGTAGCTGCCACAACAGTTGCAAAAGAAGTCTCTTTTCTGCATAAAAAGATGATTTTATCCCTGAAGATTCCTACGGACTACAAAACTCATTttcgcaaagaaaaaaaaaaagaagaggacATGTCACCTTTCTGTATTTAGCTATATTCATATGATTTTTTTACATTTCGCTCTTAAAGTAGAGGTGGTCTTATATGCAAGAGGGTTTAAGAAGTGAGTAAATGTAGTACAAAGGAACATGAGCTGAAATTTTTGGTAATTTTACTCATACTTGTCCTTCACATGTGCTTCCACATATCTACAGCACAGATATATCAGGTGTACTTGGCAACACATGCTGTGCACTTACAATCGGTTGAGTGCACTGCATCAATTAACATGGCCATTCATCTGCTATTTTCCTCACCTTGCACATGCACATGATCATTTCATGAGACTTAAAAACTCGTCGCACAATCAAAAGTTTTTCAGACTTAAATCGAGGGTTCTCCATAGCACGCGACcctgaagatttttttttctttttggcgaaaaaaaaaatggtgtaattttcagagggaaggtagtttggaatgtgaagaattcgtataggatgtcagttgacttgaaaacatattgGAAATAATTTATCAGTGTGGATAACCTATAAGTGATATAACACCggaaataaagaggtagaacacttcaaaatatatCGGGAAACGTACAATTCACTTGACTTAGTATATGCTAGGCATACAAAAAGCCTAACCTACCCTATCCTAATCTGTCACAAATTCGTACATACTTACAAGGCAAACGAAAAGCCTAAATAACCTAACCTGTACTTGGCACAGATTCCTGCACTGGAGTACTTAGAAAAATTCAAGCTGGAAATttcggttaaacgagcgttgagcgacttccgccgattttggaatagacaccgacgcacttaggttaggttagtttaggcttttattactaaactatattattattataattaaagtagatattgtaaataaattaatgcaatttatacacaattattaaatttaaaatgcagtGAACATAGCTTCTCACATCTTTTACAAACACCATATAGGTCTACAACGGTAACTATATGGAacaatttataggcctacttacatcaCACTCTGATGTTTaacaaattataggcctacttacatcaCACTCTGATGTTTAACAAATTATAACCTTTTAATATGAAAGTGGCATAAAAATCTAGAAAATAATAGTTCCATATTATATAAGTATAAGCTTACATAGTCTATATTAACTTATTCGTCAATTAGAAATTGTTcaatagttttataatattccTGTGGCACATTCGACGCAAGCTCCTCTCTTCCTAACCATCTGAATTCATTTGGAGTCAGTCTATCTTGCTCAATATGCCCCGTAACATACTGTGCCTTAAAAAAGAACACCTTGGCACCTACTGAGCAATCTTGAACACTTTCGCTGAACTTTTTCGGATATCTGAATTTGTAAACACCACATGGAGCATTCCCATAGAAATTAACTGCCAGTTTTGACCCGCACGTTTCTTTAAGCACTCTCTCTGCTGTCTGTAACATAGTTTCTCCATCCTTTCttaagccctggggcataaccCAAACCTTCCGGTCCCACTGCTTTTGAAGAACTAAAAGGAGTAAATGTCTGTCTAATTTTCTCTCAAGCGAATGAATATCACATTTTTTATCAGCTTCCGTCAATCTATTTGCGAATAGAAATTTGTTATATTCATCCACATTAGCATCCTCGAAATCTTGTGCAGTTTGCTTCAAAGTTTGGTCAATATCTATATCAACTGATTTGCTTTTTATAAGTTCAGCTTGTAATTTGTCTCTTTTCCGCCTCATTTCGTGATCGCTTTTATAGCTATTTTCTAATTCTATTTGAGCAAGCATTCCTGAAAATTGTCTTTCAATATCATTCATATCCCTTGAAATAACAGGCTTTCTTTCCAAACAGATGGCACTCATTAAATCCCATTTTCCTCTATGGATCATTTTCGTTAAGGTACTATTAAAGCATAGCCTGAGTCTATtgtgaattaaattcatttttatagcacAAATCCTATATAACACTTCTAATTATTTCACTTCACTGCACTCCAAGTGTAAATGACATCACAGACGAAAAATTAACGACTAAATCAGGGTTGCCATTAGCCAAACAATTTTCGTACTAAAATTTTTCCAATGGAGGTACTAGATCATACAAAAACGTACTACATTAACGTTTGTCTGAGCGTATATGACGTTTTGTGCTCATAAGATAGCATTTTTAGACAAATTGGTATTCAAAGTCAGGATAAATTAACCTTATGTGAATTGGGAAGTAGTTGAGCTGAACACACTGCAGATTAGTGATGTGataatatgtgatcaggggttttaCGTTTAACCCCAGATCTCTTATATAACATATTGTTCAGTCTTTTTATTCTTTTAGGATTTGACGGCACAATTTTATCatctgccatctagctactgcataagaaaaGAAGTCACATTATAACGCTCATTTTGAATTAtatccatctagcggtcgttctcAATCGACgttggcgatcctggtggttgttctcacttctcttccacatcacacATGTTCGATTTTAACATGGGGAGGGCCAATCTAttattatatgtgatcaggggtttcaCCAAACACACCATTTATAACTCTTTTAAACAGTCGAGGATATAATGCTAACTATAGCAGTACTTTTGCTAAGATGCCGTATACAGTTTGATTATTTAACTTTACTTTAGACTAGAAAGAACattaagaaaatttataatttcgaACTTGAATGATAATTCATACAGCCTATATTTACATTCACAACTTGGTCTTCAGTTAATTCTTCGACGATTTTGCTAAGGCAGTTAAGTTCTTTAGAAATACGAAATTTTTGGGCAGATGaatgttttaacattttctttgttAGCAGTTCATTCATCATGGGGTTTAGGAGTTTGTTCCTCAATTCTGTTTTGTTTATGGTAACAGCAGAAAACACAAGGTCTGTTGCCGCATAAGAATGTGGGAGAAACAGCATtgtctttacaaattttgttaaATATGGAACATGTATTCGCCTATAAAATTTTTCGTTTCACAgatttacaaaatttcataatttctgGTGTCCCCGAAAAGATGCtagatttccataaaaagtacTAGATCTAGTACTAAAGTACTAGTAGTGGCAAACCTGGACTCAATACATTATCGATTCCATATCAAGGTTGCCAACACACACTCACCCTCTCAAGTCGTACACATACCAACAGTTCTAAAATTATACTAGCTAACACTAGAGTGGTGATTTCTTGTCCCATTTCGTTTACATAAACCAGTTCAGATAAATTGGAAGGAGGAAAAAAACTGGTGGTTCGTCAagaggttaaacctcccaccggtaaggtgtttgaaacaagttcaactaaattgtaaatgctctgatgtttctagtaatgaacacagtaacttcactattttccatcaaaatattaggggattaaaacaaaaaactgatgaattgatcacttctttagcaactcaaaagcataaacctcagatattatgtataactgaacatcacatgaagcaacaggaaatactacaactgtctttacatggatatgtattaggttcccatttctgtagacatgtcttccaaaaagggggtgcctgtatttttatcagagaggatctattatttagtaaaattgatatatctgatttttgccttgaacaagatattgaaatctgtggaatacaaattggttatgagatatcaaatttaattatcttatgtgtttatagggcgccaatgggagattataagaaatttacaactaacttagattcattattgaaaagactttataaaccacataccgaatttgtaatctgtggtgacataaacatagattatctatcagaaagctcacgtaaaagaaaattaaactcacttcttgaaacttataatcttagtcacacagtaagttttccaaccagaacacaagctggaagtagtactgccattgataatatatttatagataaaagtagattgaattcctattcaacagtaccattagtcaatggcctgtctgatcacgatgcacaaattctaagtgttttcaatatgagtgaaaaattccaaagtgttaatctaaaaataaaaaaaaggattataaatgctgaatctcttcatcatttaaatacatgtctacaaaatgaat
Proteins encoded:
- the mRpL46 gene encoding large ribosomal subunit protein mL46; translated protein: MNLIHNRLRLCFNSTLTKMIHRGKWDLMSAICLERKPVISRDMNDIERQFSGMLAQIELENSYKSDHEMRRKRDKLQAELIKSKSVDIDIDQTLKQTAQDFEDANVDEYNKFLFANRLTEADKKCDIHSLERKLDRHLLLLVLQKQWDRKVWVMPQGLRKDGETMLQTAERVLKETCGSKLAVNFYGNAPCGVYKFRYPKKFSESVQDCSVGAKVFFFKAQYVTGHIEQDRLTPNEFRWLGREELASNVPQEYYKTIEQFLIDE